One genomic region from Pseudomonas hormoni encodes:
- a CDS encoding DUF6916 family protein yields the protein MLQQVQRQHFQTLLGKTVTLRLPDGSELPIHIDSLEETPRSRMPNSERMPFLVEFNSLLPTEFIDGLCALELPELGQVEDIFVSRVPVMGRDPGVGYFYIAFN from the coding sequence ATGCTGCAACAGGTTCAACGCCAACACTTTCAGACGCTGCTGGGCAAGACTGTCACGCTGCGGCTGCCGGATGGCAGTGAGTTGCCGATTCATATCGACAGCCTTGAAGAAACACCCCGGTCGCGGATGCCAAACAGCGAGCGCATGCCGTTCCTGGTCGAGTTCAACAGCCTGCTACCCACGGAGTTCATCGATGGGTTGTGTGCGCTGGAGTTACCGGAACTTGGCCAAGTGGAGGATATTTTTGTCTCCCGGGTGCCCGTCATGGGCCGCGATCCAGGCGTGGGTTACTTCTACATCGCATTCAACTGA
- a CDS encoding phage tail protein, whose amino-acid sequence MEVFIGTIQPFAFNYAPSGWALCNGQTLSVQQYNALFALLGVNFGGNGSTNFMLPNLQGRMPVCMGDGLNLTPRVIGEFSGTENVTATITNLPNHTHALSGLTATTTLQLASPASNPVTNPTATNSYIGASGGGPGSASIYSDQQGATAVPVKGVATTVTGEISSAGNGLPMETMNPFLVLNFSIALEGLFPSRG is encoded by the coding sequence ATGGAAGTATTCATCGGCACAATTCAGCCTTTCGCCTTTAACTACGCGCCCAGCGGCTGGGCGTTGTGTAATGGCCAGACGCTCTCCGTCCAGCAATACAACGCACTGTTCGCGCTGCTGGGGGTCAACTTCGGCGGCAATGGCTCGACCAATTTCATGCTGCCCAACCTGCAAGGCCGAATGCCGGTTTGCATGGGTGACGGGCTGAACCTGACCCCACGGGTCATCGGCGAATTCTCAGGGACCGAGAACGTCACCGCGACCATCACCAACCTGCCCAATCACACCCACGCCCTCTCCGGGCTGACGGCCACCACCACCCTGCAACTCGCCAGCCCGGCGAGCAACCCGGTCACCAATCCCACCGCGACCAACTCGTACATCGGCGCCTCGGGCGGCGGACCTGGTTCGGCGAGCATCTACTCCGATCAGCAAGGTGCGACGGCCGTGCCGGTCAAGGGGGTGGCCACGACGGTTACCGGGGAAATTTCTTCCGCCGGCAACGGCCTGCCCATGGAAACCATGAACCCGTTCCTGGTGCTCAACTTCAGCATTGCCCTCGAAGGGCTGTTCCCTTCGCGCGGTTGA
- a CDS encoding glycosyltransferase family 39 protein: MEARRETPLGGTQEPHAAPGVWAIVQRWLRWAREHWLLPILALATLVRFYDLTAAAIWGDEGSSLLLSQFSLTDIWVHAGRDVHPPLYFLLLHGWVELFGDGIFSIRSLSALPGIATVWLGVWLMDLLATRRAALLAGFLLALLPTAVRYSQEVRMYSLLGMWLIGATIALVYWIRSPHRTRYLVAYALLMTAAFYTHYFTALCVLCHWLYLGLIRVQPGYRLRHIQRPGWWLANAAIVLLYLPWVPSLIDLLQHMDQLKANGDVGWETPVTFGSLPSMLWSFLIQDDGENLPTLLFIAMPLVLAVIAGVGVARDRSVFRGSVLLVIYTALPLLLVFGVSFITPVFIERYLTAYALGLPMMVALAVDRLYSGFRVLAVTVLVLFVGVELVGLKNNATVDTQDQINVMVDYVNQHFVTGDRIVTSDMLWYLSYVYYNRTDTQPLLYTPPLANGVSSRPNAYGFGTLVTQDTYLDSLDSLPKGSGRVWLIGTVDAPDEFAPLPAGWQRVGETRAGGANARLFVRP, from the coding sequence ATGGAGGCGCGCAGAGAAACACCGCTTGGCGGCACCCAGGAACCGCACGCAGCACCCGGCGTCTGGGCGATTGTTCAGCGCTGGTTGCGATGGGCGCGGGAGCATTGGCTGTTGCCGATCCTGGCGTTGGCGACGCTGGTGCGTTTCTACGACCTGACGGCGGCGGCCATCTGGGGCGACGAAGGGTCCAGCCTGCTGCTGAGCCAGTTTTCACTGACCGACATCTGGGTGCACGCCGGACGCGACGTGCATCCACCCCTGTATTTCCTGCTGCTGCATGGGTGGGTCGAGTTGTTCGGCGATGGCATTTTTTCGATCCGCAGCCTCAGCGCTTTACCCGGCATCGCCACGGTGTGGCTCGGCGTTTGGCTGATGGACTTGCTCGCCACTCGCCGTGCGGCGCTGCTGGCCGGTTTCCTGCTGGCACTGTTGCCCACGGCGGTGCGTTACAGCCAGGAAGTGCGCATGTATTCATTGCTGGGGATGTGGCTGATCGGCGCCACGATTGCCCTGGTCTACTGGATCAGAAGCCCCCATCGCACGCGATACCTGGTGGCGTATGCGCTGTTGATGACGGCTGCGTTCTACACCCATTACTTCACTGCCCTGTGCGTGCTCTGCCACTGGTTGTACCTGGGGTTGATCCGCGTACAACCGGGTTATCGCTTGCGGCATATTCAACGCCCCGGCTGGTGGCTGGCGAACGCGGCGATCGTGTTGTTGTACTTGCCGTGGGTGCCGAGCCTGATCGATCTGCTCCAGCACATGGATCAGCTCAAGGCCAATGGCGACGTGGGTTGGGAAACACCGGTCACGTTCGGCTCGTTACCTTCGATGCTCTGGTCGTTCCTGATCCAGGACGATGGCGAAAATCTGCCGACCCTGCTTTTCATCGCAATGCCGCTGGTGTTGGCGGTCATTGCTGGCGTGGGGGTGGCGCGGGACCGCAGTGTCTTTCGTGGCAGTGTCCTGCTGGTGATCTACACAGCGTTGCCGTTGCTGCTGGTGTTCGGGGTGTCGTTTATCACGCCGGTGTTTATCGAGCGCTACCTGACGGCCTATGCGCTGGGGCTGCCGATGATGGTCGCGCTGGCGGTGGATCGCCTGTATTCAGGCTTTCGGGTGCTGGCCGTGACGGTGCTGGTGCTGTTTGTCGGCGTTGAGCTGGTGGGCCTGAAGAACAACGCCACGGTGGACACCCAGGATCAGATCAACGTCATGGTCGATTACGTCAACCAGCACTTCGTGACCGGTGACCGGATCGTCACCAGCGATATGCTCTGGTACCTCAGTTACGTCTATTACAACCGCACCGACACCCAACCGTTGCTGTACACGCCGCCGTTGGCCAATGGTGTGTCGAGCCGGCCGAATGCCTATGGTTTCGGCACGTTGGTAACCCAGGACACTTACCTCGACAGCCTCGACAGTTTGCCCAAGGGCAGTGGTCGAGTCTGGCTGATCGGCACCGTCGATGCGCCGGACGAATTCGCGCCGTTGCCCGCCGGCTGGCAGCGCGTTGGCGAAACCCGTGCGGGCGGCGCCAACGCGCGCTTGTTCGTGCGGCCTTGA
- a CDS encoding sulfotransferase family protein, translating into MKGLHKFHFISGLPRSGSTLLSAILLQNPRFHAGMTSPVGALFSGVLEQCSAGSEFGAVIDTPLRRRLLRGLFDSYYADKADKPVVFDTNRLWSSRLPAISDLFPQAKVIACVRNVAWVMDSIERLYRANPFENTKLFGDAVERNTVYSRCETLVQRNRLVGFAWAALKEAYYGEHADSLLIVDYDLLTQAPDRVMRLVYDFIGEPWFEHDFDNLAYDAPEFDQALGVSGLHKVKPKVELQSRRTILPPDLFKQYAELSFWLDGSASAANVIRMKADAAIS; encoded by the coding sequence GTGAAGGGATTGCACAAATTCCATTTTATCTCCGGCTTGCCGCGTTCAGGCTCGACCCTGCTTTCTGCAATCCTTTTGCAGAACCCGCGTTTCCATGCCGGCATGACCAGCCCCGTTGGCGCGCTCTTTTCCGGTGTCCTGGAACAGTGCAGCGCCGGCAGCGAGTTCGGCGCGGTGATCGATACTCCCCTGCGCCGCCGTTTGCTTCGCGGTCTGTTCGATTCCTATTACGCCGACAAGGCCGACAAGCCGGTGGTGTTCGACACCAACCGCTTGTGGAGTTCGCGCCTGCCGGCGATCAGCGATCTGTTCCCGCAAGCCAAGGTCATTGCCTGTGTGCGCAATGTCGCTTGGGTCATGGACAGCATCGAACGTCTTTATCGCGCCAACCCGTTCGAAAACACCAAGCTGTTTGGCGATGCGGTCGAACGCAATACGGTCTACAGCCGCTGCGAAACCCTGGTCCAACGCAATCGCCTGGTCGGTTTCGCCTGGGCTGCGCTCAAGGAAGCCTATTACGGTGAGCACGCCGACTCGCTGCTGATCGTCGATTACGACCTGCTGACCCAGGCGCCTGACCGGGTGATGCGGCTGGTCTACGACTTCATTGGCGAACCCTGGTTCGAGCACGATTTCGACAACCTGGCCTACGACGCGCCGGAGTTCGATCAAGCCTTGGGTGTATCGGGCCTGCACAAGGTCAAACCCAAAGTCGAGTTGCAATCGCGGCGCACGATTCTGCCGCCGGATTTGTTCAAGCAGTACGCAGAATTGTCCTTCTGGCTCGATGGCTCCGCCAGCGCCGCCAATGTCATTCGTATGAAAGCCGATGCCGCGATCAGTTGA
- a CDS encoding Ig-like domain-containing protein, with product MWWSNGKSRVTNGARALASPMIMSLEPRMLFDGAVAATVAETVQADSHTTADAAKPPVAEKPVASQDTHGQADATPAVAPVAVPGQSVVFVDSRVKDADSLLKGVAPGTQVVQLDATKDGLQQIADYLDTHQGISSVQIIAHGNAGDLWLGDSYLSADNVAARSAVLAEIGKDMNVGGDIMIYGCYTAEGERGLSFVDSLAQLTGRDVAASSNRTGVGGDWDLEIATGNIESANVLSKMAMSDYQWGLATWTANNNANAGVGSLRAAIASAQNGDIVTFNASMTVQLTSELLINKNITVDGDLNNDGAADVILDGQYRTRVIEVAAGRTVTLDGLVITRGLVTGTGGNGGYGATGSMAGGIFNAGILTLKNVTVTSNAASGGGGGGGVTGAFYGGAGGGGGGLGGQNGGHGGSAGPGTGTLGGGPGSANAGGYGGGYDATHMGGRGGTSTGGAGGVGVAYYSNGGNGATASNGTISIGGGGGGAGWDKVGGAGGNAVGGIYNASTGTMTIVGTSTISNNIGAGGGGGGGGGYGSNASNGGIGGRGVGAIWNKGTLLITAANFAALAGNAAGSGAGGAALGGGTTGLSPTAVASIYNDGGVLNTAYSPPPTATIVVADTTLSIGETSLVTITFSEAVTGFTNADLTLANGTLSAVSSSDGGITWTATFTPTGSISDTTNVITLDNTGVINGLGTAGVGTTNSNNYVVDTARPTASIVFADTALKVGETSLVTITFNEAVTGLTNADLTIANGTLTSVSSGDGGITWTGTFTPTASITDATNLITMDNTGVSDLAGNAGSGTTDSNNYAIDTVRPTATIVVTDTALKIGETSLVTIAFSEAVSGFTNADLTIANGTLTAVSSSDGGITWTATFTPNASINDTTNLITLNNTGVSDLAGNAGTGTTDSNNYVIDTLRPTATIVVADTALKIGETSLVTITFAEAVSGFTNADLTIANGTLTAVSSSDGGITWTATFTPTASINDTTNLITLDNTGLSDLAGNAGSGTTNSNNYAIDTVRPTATIVVADTALRIGETSLVTITFSEAVSGFTNADLTIANGTLTAVSSSDGGITWTATFTPSASINDTTNLITLDNTGISDLSGNAGSGTTDSNNYAIDTVRPTATIVLADTSLTAGETSLVTITFSEAVSGFTNADLTIANGTLTAVSSSDGGITWTATFTPTSGVNDATNVITLANTGVADLSGNTGSGTTNSGNYTIDTVAPTATIVVADNALKIGETSLVTITFSEAVTGFSNADLTIANGTLSAVSSSDGGITWTATFTPSASTTDATNLIILDNSGVQSASSGNVGSGTSNSNNYAIDTVRPTATVVVADTALRIGETSLVTITFSEAVSGFTNADLTIANGTLTAVSSSDGGLTWTATFTPSASINDTTNLITLDNTGINDLSGNAGSGTTDSNNYAIDTVRPTATIVLADPTLSAGETSLVTITFSEAVSGFTNADLTIANGTLTAVSSSDGGITWTATFTPTVGVNDSSNVITLNNTGVADLSGNTGSGTTNSGNYTIDTVAPTATIVVADNALKIGETSMVTVTFSEAVTGFSNADLTIANGTLSAVSSSDGGITWTATFTPTSAITDSSNLITLDNSGVQNASGNAGSGTTDSNNYTIDTVRPTATIVVADPALAVGQTSVVTITFSEAVTGFTTADLTVSNGTLSNLSTSDNITYTATLTPTASITDSTNLITLDNTGVIDGAGNTGSGTTDSNNYAIDSQRPTATIVVADSTLSAGETSLVTITFSEAMTGFDNSDLSIPNGTLSAVSSSDGGITWTATFTPTVGIKDSSNVVTLNNTGVTDVAGNTGSGITNSANFTIDTVLPTATIVVADTALKAGETSLVTITFSEAVSGFSNADLTIANGTLSNVSSSDGGITWTATFTPTASITDTSNLITLDNSGVQNASGNAGTGTTNSNNFAIDTALPSATIVVADNRLGIGDTTTVTITFSEAVSGFDLSDISVANGALSNLNSSDGGITWTATLTPTAGMNDATNLIVLDTGTVQDAAGNVGASIAISNNYALDATRPTVSIVVANPNMSAGQSTVVTFTFSEAVSNFDLSDLSVTNGDLTGLSSSDGGKTWTATFTPTANVSDPSNFIALDTSNVTDLAGNAGDSVSVSNNYAIGIVSVTPDPQFLSSDPVTVADQPNVPLQPIVFIPPTGDLGSPLTFAPLFEDRVIGNGIRPLGDIFMNNGALAQSFIAQVFTSSESGGEGAGHGFLGFGGGDGGVFSTSTLSSLFNQDVGNERDSLNSFGSHSIKASDVSQGLRGVFGAPSLVQQLQQLKDTEQLQVNDLAAALKQAGISEMQA from the coding sequence ATGTGGTGGAGCAACGGCAAGTCGCGGGTTACCAATGGCGCACGAGCGCTGGCCTCTCCGATGATCATGTCCCTGGAGCCGCGCATGCTGTTCGACGGCGCGGTGGCGGCCACTGTTGCCGAAACCGTCCAGGCTGACAGCCACACCACGGCTGACGCGGCGAAGCCACCGGTCGCCGAGAAACCCGTCGCCAGTCAGGACACCCACGGCCAGGCCGATGCCACGCCTGCCGTGGCGCCCGTTGCCGTGCCGGGACAGAGCGTGGTGTTCGTCGATTCCCGGGTCAAGGATGCCGACAGCCTGCTCAAAGGTGTGGCGCCCGGCACTCAGGTGGTTCAACTCGACGCCACCAAGGACGGCTTGCAGCAGATAGCCGACTATCTGGACACCCATCAGGGCATCAGCTCGGTGCAGATCATCGCCCATGGCAACGCGGGCGATCTGTGGCTGGGGGACAGTTACCTGTCGGCCGACAACGTCGCGGCCCGCAGTGCGGTGCTGGCGGAAATCGGCAAGGACATGAACGTCGGTGGCGACATCATGATCTACGGCTGCTACACCGCCGAGGGTGAACGGGGTTTAAGTTTCGTCGATTCCCTGGCGCAACTGACCGGCCGTGATGTGGCGGCGTCCAGCAACCGCACCGGCGTGGGCGGCGACTGGGATCTGGAGATCGCTACCGGCAACATTGAAAGCGCCAACGTGCTGTCGAAAATGGCCATGAGCGACTATCAGTGGGGCCTGGCAACCTGGACGGCCAACAACAACGCCAACGCCGGCGTCGGCTCGTTGCGTGCCGCCATCGCGTCGGCGCAGAACGGCGATATCGTCACCTTCAACGCCAGCATGACGGTGCAGCTGACCTCTGAACTGCTGATCAACAAGAACATCACCGTTGATGGCGACTTGAACAATGACGGTGCGGCGGATGTGATTCTCGACGGTCAGTACAGGACCCGGGTGATTGAAGTCGCGGCGGGCAGAACCGTGACCCTGGATGGTCTGGTGATCACTCGTGGCCTGGTAACGGGCACGGGTGGCAACGGGGGCTATGGGGCCACGGGCTCGATGGCCGGGGGGATTTTCAACGCCGGGATTCTAACCCTGAAAAACGTGACCGTGACCTCCAACGCGGCCTCTGGTGGCGGTGGTGGCGGCGGTGTCACCGGGGCGTTTTACGGCGGAGCCGGTGGCGGTGGCGGCGGTCTGGGCGGCCAGAACGGCGGACATGGTGGCTCGGCAGGACCGGGCACCGGCACGTTGGGCGGCGGTCCGGGCAGTGCCAATGCCGGTGGCTACGGCGGCGGTTATGACGCGACCCACATGGGCGGTCGCGGCGGTACCAGCACGGGCGGTGCGGGTGGGGTGGGCGTTGCCTATTACAGCAACGGCGGTAACGGCGCGACCGCCAGCAATGGCACGATTTCCATTGGCGGCGGTGGTGGCGGCGCCGGTTGGGACAAGGTCGGTGGCGCGGGCGGTAACGCGGTGGGTGGGATCTACAACGCAAGCACCGGCACCATGACCATCGTTGGCACGTCGACCATTAGCAACAACATCGGCGCCGGTGGTGGCGGCGGCGGTGGGGGTGGCTATGGCAGCAACGCCTCCAACGGCGGCATCGGTGGCCGGGGCGTCGGTGCGATCTGGAACAAAGGCACGCTGCTGATCACAGCCGCCAACTTCGCGGCGCTGGCCGGTAACGCCGCCGGCAGTGGTGCCGGTGGCGCTGCGCTGGGCGGGGGGACAACGGGCTTATCGCCAACCGCCGTGGCGAGCATCTACAACGACGGCGGTGTACTCAACACCGCGTATTCACCGCCGCCGACCGCGACCATTGTGGTCGCCGATACCACACTGAGCATCGGCGAAACGAGCCTGGTGACGATCACCTTCTCCGAGGCCGTGACCGGTTTTACCAATGCGGACCTGACCCTCGCCAACGGCACCTTGAGTGCGGTGAGCAGCAGCGACGGCGGTATCACCTGGACGGCAACCTTCACGCCGACCGGCAGTATCTCCGATACCACCAACGTCATCACTCTGGACAACACCGGGGTGATCAACGGACTGGGCACTGCTGGCGTCGGTACCACCAATTCCAATAACTACGTCGTCGACACGGCACGGCCAACCGCCAGCATCGTATTTGCCGACACGGCCCTCAAGGTTGGCGAAACGTCGCTGGTGACCATCACCTTCAACGAAGCGGTCACCGGTCTCACCAATGCCGACCTGACGATTGCCAACGGCACGTTGACCTCGGTGAGCAGCGGCGATGGCGGCATTACCTGGACGGGGACCTTCACCCCGACTGCCAGCATTACGGACGCGACCAACCTGATCACCATGGACAACACCGGGGTCAGTGACCTGGCAGGCAACGCCGGTAGCGGCACCACCGATTCGAACAACTACGCCATCGATACCGTGCGGCCAACCGCGACCATCGTGGTAACAGACACGGCGCTGAAAATTGGCGAAACCTCGCTGGTGACCATCGCCTTCAGCGAAGCGGTCAGCGGATTCACCAACGCCGACCTGACCATCGCCAACGGCACGCTGACGGCGGTGAGCAGCAGCGACGGCGGCATCACCTGGACCGCCACGTTCACCCCGAACGCGAGCATCAACGACACGACCAACCTGATCACCCTGAACAACACCGGAGTGAGCGACCTGGCGGGCAACGCCGGGACCGGCACCACCGATTCCAACAACTATGTCATCGATACACTCCGTCCGACCGCGACAATCGTTGTCGCGGACACTGCGCTGAAAATCGGTGAGACGTCGCTGGTGACCATCACCTTCGCCGAGGCGGTGAGCGGTTTCACCAACGCAGACCTGACCATTGCCAACGGTACGCTGACGGCAGTGAGCAGCAGCGACGGCGGCATCACCTGGACGGCGACCTTTACCCCGACCGCCAGCATCAACGACACGACCAACCTGATTACCCTGGATAACACGGGGCTCAGTGACCTGGCGGGCAATGCCGGCAGCGGCACCACCAACTCCAACAACTACGCGATCGACACCGTGCGGCCAACGGCAACCATCGTCGTGGCCGATACAGCGTTGAGAATCGGCGAAACCTCGCTGGTGACCATCACCTTCAGTGAAGCGGTCAGCGGTTTCACCAACGCCGACCTGACCATCGCCAACGGTACGCTGACGGCGGTGAGCAGCAGCGACGGCGGCATCACCTGGACCGCGACCTTCACGCCGAGCGCCAGCATCAACGACACGACCAACCTGATCACCCTGGACAACACCGGCATCAGCGACCTGTCGGGCAACGCCGGCAGCGGCACAACCGATTCCAACAACTACGCCATCGACACCGTGCGGCCGACGGCCACAATTGTGCTGGCCGATACTTCGCTGACAGCGGGTGAAACGTCGCTGGTGACCATCACCTTCTCCGAGGCCGTGAGCGGTTTCACCAACGCCGACCTGACGATTGCCAACGGCACCTTGACGGCGGTGAGCAGCAGCGACGGCGGTATCACCTGGACCGCAACCTTCACGCCCACGTCGGGTGTGAATGACGCAACCAACGTCATCACCCTGGCCAATACCGGTGTGGCCGACCTCTCTGGCAACACGGGCAGCGGCACCACCAACTCCGGCAACTACACGATCGATACCGTGGCGCCGACGGCCACCATTGTCGTCGCCGACAACGCTTTGAAAATCGGCGAAACATCGCTGGTGACCATCACCTTCTCCGAGGCGGTGACCGGTTTCAGCAACGCCGACCTGACGATTGCCAACGGCACCTTGAGCGCGGTGAGCAGCAGCGACGGCGGCATTACCTGGACCGCCACGTTCACGCCGTCCGCCAGCACCACCGATGCGACCAACCTGATCATCCTGGATAACAGCGGCGTGCAATCGGCCAGCTCCGGCAACGTGGGCAGCGGCACCAGCAATTCAAACAACTACGCCATCGACACCGTGCGCCCGACGGCGACGGTCGTTGTCGCGGACACTGCGCTGAGAATCGGTGAAACCTCGCTGGTGACGATCACCTTCAGCGAAGCGGTCAGCGGTTTCACCAACGCGGACCTGACGATTGCCAACGGCACATTGACCGCGGTGAGCAGCAGCGATGGCGGCCTCACCTGGACCGCGACATTTACGCCGAGCGCCAGCATCAACGACACAACCAACCTGATCACCCTGGACAACACCGGCATCAACGACCTCTCGGGCAACGCCGGCAGTGGCACGACCGATTCCAACAACTACGCCATCGACACGGTCCGGCCTACCGCGACCATCGTCCTGGCAGACCCGACCCTGAGTGCCGGCGAAACCTCGCTGGTGACGATCACCTTCAGTGAAGCGGTCAGTGGTTTTACCAACGCGGACCTGACCATCGCCAACGGTACGCTGACGGCAGTGAGCAGCAGCGACGGCGGCATCACCTGGACCGCCACCTTCACGCCAACGGTGGGCGTGAATGACTCGAGCAACGTCATCACCCTGAACAATACCGGTGTGGCGGACCTCTCCGGGAACACGGGCAGCGGCACCACCAACTCCGGCAACTACACGATCGACACCGTGGCGCCGACGGCCACCATCGTCGTCGCCGACAACGCACTGAAAATTGGCGAAACGTCCATGGTCACCGTCACGTTCTCCGAGGCAGTGACCGGTTTCAGCAACGCCGACCTGACCATCGCCAACGGCACGCTGAGTGCGGTGAGCAGCAGCGATGGCGGCATCACCTGGACGGCGACCTTCACCCCGACCAGTGCCATCACCGACAGCAGCAACCTGATCACCCTGGACAACAGCGGTGTACAAAACGCCTCGGGCAACGCGGGTAGCGGCACCACCGACTCCAACAACTACACCATCGACACCGTGCGGCCAACGGCAACCATCGTGGTCGCGGATCCGGCGCTGGCGGTGGGTCAAACGTCGGTGGTGACCATCACCTTCAGCGAGGCGGTGACGGGATTCACCACCGCCGATCTGACGGTGAGCAATGGCACGCTGAGCAACCTCAGCACCAGCGATAACATCACCTACACCGCAACCCTGACGCCGACGGCGAGCATCACCGACTCGACCAACCTGATTACCCTGGACAACACCGGGGTGATCGATGGGGCCGGCAATACCGGCAGCGGCACGACCGATTCCAATAACTACGCCATCGACAGCCAACGCCCGACCGCTACGATCGTGGTCGCCGACAGCACCCTCAGCGCGGGCGAAACCTCGCTGGTGACCATCACCTTCAGCGAGGCGATGACCGGTTTCGACAACAGTGACCTGAGCATCCCCAACGGCACGTTGAGTGCGGTGAGCAGCAGTGACGGCGGTATCACCTGGACCGCCACCTTCACACCGACGGTCGGCATCAAGGACTCCAGCAACGTCGTCACCCTGAACAACACCGGGGTGACCGACGTTGCCGGTAACACGGGCAGCGGAATCACCAACTCGGCGAACTTTACGATCGACACTGTGCTGCCGACAGCCACCATCGTGGTCGCCGACACGGCGCTGAAAGCGGGTGAAACTTCACTGGTCACGATCACCTTCAGCGAAGCGGTGAGCGGCTTCTCCAACGCCGACCTGACGATCGCGAATGGCACGCTCAGCAACGTGTCGTCGAGCGATGGCGGCATCACCTGGACGGCGACGTTCACTCCGACGGCGAGCATCACCGACACCAGTAACCTGATCACACTGGACAACAGCGGTGTGCAAAATGCCTCGGGCAACGCCGGCACTGGCACCACCAACTCCAACAATTTCGCCATCGACACCGCGCTGCCGAGCGCCACCATCGTGGTTGCCGACAATCGCCTGGGCATCGGCGACACCACCACGGTGACCATCACCTTCAGCGAAGCGGTGAGCGGTTTCGACCTGTCGGACATCAGCGTCGCCAATGGCGCGCTGTCGAACCTGAACAGCAGCGACGGCGGCATCACCTGGACCGCGACCCTGACACCGACCGCCGGCATGAACGACGCGACCAACCTGATCGTGCTCGACACCGGTACCGTGCAGGACGCCGCCGGCAACGTCGGCGCGAGCATCGCCATTTCCAACAACTACGCACTGGACGCGACGCGGCCGACAGTGAGCATCGTGGTCGCCAACCCGAACATGAGCGCCGGGCAGAGCACGGTGGTGACGTTCACCTTCAGCGAAGCGGTGAGCAATTTCGACCTGTCGGATTTGAGCGTGACCAACGGAGATTTGACCGGCTTGAGCAGCAGCGACGGTGGCAAGACGTGGACCGCCACCTTCACGCCCACTGCCAATGTCAGCGACCCGAGCAACTTCATCGCCCTCGACACCAGCAACGTCACCGATCTGGCCGGTAACGCGGGTGACAGCGTGTCGGTTTCCAACAATTACGCGATAGGCATCGTGTCGGTGACACCGGACCCGCAATTTCTCAGCAGTGACCCGGTGACCGTGGCCGATCAACCCAACGTGCCGCTGCAACCGATCGTTTTCATCCCTCCCACCGGGGATCTCGGTTCACCGCTGACCTTTGCGCCGTTGTTCGAAGACCGGGTCATCGGCAACGGCATCCGGCCGCTGGGCGACATTTTCATGAACAACGGCGCGCTGGCGCAGAGCTTTATCGCGCAAGTGTTCACCAGTAGCGAGAGCGGCGGTGAAGGTGCAGGTCACGGCTTCCTCGGTTTCGGCGGCGGCGATGGCGGGGTGTTCAGCACCAGCACGTTGTCGAGTCTGTTCAATCAGGACGTCGGCAACGAGCGGGATTCGCTCAACTCATTCGGCAGTCATTCGATCAAGGCCAGTGATGTTTCCCAGGGCCTGCGCGGCGTGTTTGGCGCGCCCAGTCTCGTCCAGCAATTGCAGCAGCTCAAGGACACCGAGCAACTGCAGGTCAACGACCTGGCCGCTGCTTTGAAACAGGCCGGCATCAGCGAAATGCAGGCCTGA